TTCTGACTGTAAAACTCTACATCTCCACTAGACCACCTACCTACCCACAAGACTCCAGAGTGGGGCTCTTCACAGCCAGCCTTCAAGGGTCTGCTAGAGTTGCTGGTGTCAGTGTTGGTTTTCAGGTCTAAGTAGTTAAAGGTTGACATAGGACAGGGAATGAACTGGTTATTGAAATAAGATGGAAACAAAACCCATAGCAAGAGGAGATCAGGGAAAATCACTGCTTTCaatgtttcagtatttttgagTCGTGACGATTCTTCAATTATTACTTCTTATTCATTATTAATTGCTGTACTGAAAGAATATGTACCATCATATTCACCTACTGTGTTTAACAGAGACAGTCAGCTGCCCAGATATACAGTAACTATCAGCTTCCATCCCAACTAAAGCAAAGTGATATTAGCTCAGTTACCATTTTGTCATGTAAAGTGTAAAATACTTCTTTTAACATACATGATTACAGTTTTGTATGTTTACAAGTCAGTCATAACTTCCATTTATTCCATACAGCAGTGAGACTTTGCTTTAAGTGCAGAGTCGCTGAGTCTTATATCAAATATTCCCCTGACAAAACCTTTCTCCTCAAACACAATGAGTCATCCACTTAAGCCAGCATACCTATCACCTCTTCTTGTGCGTGGGTGAAGAGCGCCACTCCGGATAACTGCCTCACCTGCTGTGGTCGGGTCCTTTTCTCACAGACTTGTTAGATGAATTCTAATGTTACCCTGTCTGTAACCCCACTCAGGCCCTGTTCACGCCTGGCAACACgcgtcttgggtgatccgatcacaagtggacagctttaagtacgtcagttcacacctggcattagaatgcgtctccacatgcgtctcatgtgaccacttgtgatcggatctctatatgtaaataaacatgtacatcatttccatttgcgAAGACCAAAAGCGTTTTAACCAGCAGGATGCAGCAATGCACTTCCTGTGCCTAGTCTGCCGGAAATTAAAGTAAGAGGAAGAAGTTTGCCCAAATGCAAATCAGACAGcgttttttgtgtgtattccATCCCTGAGAATCCATTTTGCCTGTTGTTTCGCACTTTAATATGACGCTCTTGGTGCGCGAATGAGTACGTGCTTCCACTTATgcagaggacgtcagttgagtaggtggtccttcagtgtggcccaggacacatttgcatacaaactgctaaaagaatgtggccaaatgcggcccagaccacctcccaAAGTGGTCTAAGCAATCGGGTCTCAACACTCAATGTgtcttgggtgcattcacacctgtacttagagctgtccacgTGTGATCAGATCACTCAAGGTGCAcgttaatgccaggtgtgaacagggcctcAGCTGCAGTCTGCTGCCAGCCATCATCCTGACATTGTAGGTTCAGGATATTTCCACCCTGTAGAGATCAATACAAATGGAGTTTCAAGACATATGACATTAATAATTCTTAAATAATATCTTCATATcaaagggggtgggggggataCACATATCCCTATTCGGCATAGACTGCATCTAAGTATAAGACCTATTTTCAGTAAAAGATGATCAAGTCAGCCATTATTTTAATGAAGTGACCATTCTTTCAGAGacctttctgtttgtctgtactACTGACTTTATCTCAGTGCTGtaaaagaacatgaaaaagCATAAACATTAGGTACAGGCATTTGTGAGTGAGGGGTATTTTTCTTTGCTACTGTAAAGTGTGGTCTCTTCAAGTGACAAACAACTTGAGCGTGTGACAGCATATAATCTATAGTGTGGGGAACAAATACACAATGCGTAGAGCAACAAGCATGCATTTCCCCTCCCTCGGTAGCATCAGCAGCACTCAGGCCAGGCTATGAGACGTCGTTGTTGGCTGTGCCTGCTTCTGGAAACCTTGAACTGGCTGTACAAAACCATCCCCTCCACCCTCTTTCACACTCCCTCTACTATGgctctctgcttctcttcctcttcttcttcttttctcatgCACTCTACAAGAGgagaataacaataaaaaaaacctgccGCTTCAGCATGTCTCTCAACCCCTtctcaaacaaaacaacagcctGTCTTTTCTTGAAACAGCCTGCTTAACCAGATTGACTGACTGTAGTAGTAAACCAAGCAGGTATGTAGAGAACTGAACCCAAAACCATGAATCCTGCCCTTAATTGATCAATATCTAAGCTTTACACTGTTGGAGCTGTGGATAATTTCTGAAGCTTTTTGCTGGCTGCTTAATTCTTTGAATTTAGCTTCTCCTTTCGTCTTCTGCCGGTCATTTTCTGCCTCTGAGCCGCTCAGCAAATACTAAAGCAACAAGGCAGTTTTAGCAAGCTGATTCTCAAGGCTGCTTCTTCTAGCTGTTGGCACGAAGGCATCGATTTAATTGGGCCGTGTGCCAGAGCCTGGGGCACGTCTAGCAAAATATAGACACTGTGACAGTACACAGCATATGGGTGGTAATTAgggtgttgttgtttttttggtgttttgtggcAACGGGAAACAACAGAATAGCAAATGAGACAACAAATGTTTGCACAACGTTCCAAGTAGTTAAAGTTTTAACATTAAGTTAGATAAATTGTATTAATCTATATAAGTTATTCATAttcaaataaatacactgaTACCAGCACTCAATGTAGATAACAAAAATCTAATAAACTAAAGCTAAAAAGTTACTTTGACAGTTAAGTTGAACCCAAACACATCATTTCTCTTCAGTTAAAGTGATTTTCTTCACTTAAAGATATAATATGTCATATCAAAAATCAAGTCTTTACCTCTGTTAGTTATATAATTACAACACAAAAAGGAATCACTTCATGGCAGAAGATGTAAACCTAAATCTCTAAATAAATGATGTCTTGTTCTGAGGCCCGTCTGTCCACCAACTTTCGTGTGAAAATGTTCAGAACATTGGTGAACAGCGGTGAAATCCTAACCAGCTGTGGGTCTGTTTGTACTGGTGAGGGGTTGGTTCTCTACATACTCAACATTAGAGTAGATGCTTTGGGTGGCTGGATGGTGGGACCATTATTGCCCAGTAGCTGTTTTTGTCTCCCCTCCTAATCCCTAATTAGACTGCTTTATCTCCCACAAATAAGTGGATGTGTACCTGATGGATTATTGTAACCAAGCTTGATAGAGTAGCCAGTAGTTTTCTAGTTGTAGATACTCCAATTACTTCATAGAGGGCCTCCAACACAGTAGAAAGGCCTGCCTCCTGCagcctgtttttatttaaatctggACTGTATTCGTCTTCGCCCGTCAGGAATGGTCCCATCCGTCAGCCAGTGAAATAACCCAGAGGTCAGTTTTTACAAACCCGGCGTCTCAGCCCTTGTTCTATAAGAGCGCCCCCTCTCCCCCCTTTCCACAGTCTAACTGAAGTCTCAcgccgctgctgctgttttgttttccaccaGGTGGACAAACTTGAAGCCTCCGAGTCCCTGAGGAAACAGgaggagcaggctacagagTCTCAACCCATTGTTTACGGTAAAGAGACCAAACACAGATGATAATAagggatctttttttttgacaatataACCACAACTTTGCTCTTTTAACAAGtttttctgatgtttctgtCGCAGGCACACCCCAGCTCATGCTCACAGCAGGGCCCAACGTGGCCGTGCCTCCTCAGCAGGCCTACGGCTACGGTTACACAGCAGCACCAGGCTACGCCCAGCCGCCACAGCCCAGCTTCGGTTACGGCATGTGAACACCCCACAGCCCATACTCCTCCCCCGACCCCTACCACCACGACTTGACCCAACACCTTCCTCCCATCTGtccttctctctttgtgttcCTCACCAGCTTCCCATGGTCTTCTACTCACAACAGGGGCCACAAGCAAGCAACAGCCCACTCTCGTTTTGAGtactatttttttattatgttgtcTGTTACAAGAGAAAAACGTTTAACTGCATTgaaggacttttatttgtattgtttgaAAAGAAATCGGACCACACatcatgtttctttgttttacacattCCATATTTATGACTACTTATTTAGAgaattgttttttctgtatatgTTTATGTCATTATGTCGTTTTTTATTGTTTCGGCGGAAGTGGACTTGCTTAAAGCTCAGCAATGAACCTTTGAAGTAGGTGGAGGAGCATTGGATTTTGCACTCGTGAAGAAATTAATGTAGAGAAGCTCTTACTTTTGATGTACTGAACATGTGAACAGCTTACATTGTCTCGTTTGTCTGTATAATGCATTTCATCATTGTATAttctgaggaaaaaaaggtTACATATAATATTTGAACATATATTGCCATTTCAATGGCTATAGCTAGCAACACTAAGTAATGATAGTATATTCTGCACAGGCGTGTAGCTTTATGGAGTTTTAAATGCATACAGACGTATGTCACTGGTTGAAtgagggtgtgtttgtgtgtgtgcgtgtgtgtgcgtgcgtgtgtgtgtgtgtgtgtgtgtgtgtgtgtgtgtgggtgagtgtgaCCTGATGGTCTAAATAAGAATTTTAACCCCCTCTCAGCCTGTATTGGGCTATTCAATCCACCCTTCTAGATGTTAGCTCTCCTTCATCGGCTCCATGTATTTAGGTGACCTCTTGTGCCGTGTACAGTGCTTGTGTGAgactgtatctgtgtatgtgcaaGGAACGGGACCACGGCTACCAAACCCCAGGGCCCCTCGACCCTTAACCGtaccgtgtgtgtgtatttactcCGAATCCTCCTTGTGCTGAGGTCCGTGTATGCCAGGTGTTGTGGTGTTTCCCTCGGTCACCATTACTTTTTTTGCGTGTACAGATGTGAACATGACGAATTGAAAACTTTTAGATGGAggacccccccctccctcatcCCCAACCATCTGTCCTCCACCCACTTTCCTGTCCTGTTTCCTCCTCCGTCATGCTTTAGCAGCAAGAACAAACAAGGAGGCAGAAGACGCGGCAGGCCGGTGGAACCTTTGGTGTCCTAATGACAACTCGGTTAGATCCATAAACACTCCTGTAGGTTGTGTGTGTAGATGGTTATGATGAAGAAATTAGGTCTCAGTACATCCAGTTCTTTGTCAAGAATGGTCTGAAATAAGAGCCTGTATTTACCTTGATGTACTTAACTTCTTACATGcttgaaactgtgtgtgtaaagtgtcaTCCTAACCCTACCATAAGTTGAATTCCTTTCTGTTGTCATGCATATTAATAATAAAGGGGATCTGTCATTGATAAATGGAAGAATATGACTTAACTGAAAGGGAAATACTAGcctaaataaaaactaaaaattgtACCTGGTGTTCAGTGGAGTCAGTCTCTGTTTGGGAGGAAGTATTAATGTCTCAACAAgtcactttattttgtttttttgcaatatGCACACCAAGATTCATCCTAAAACATTATGAACCACCAAAATGTGAACGTAGTGATGATCAAAAGCTTCTAAAACAATCATTTAAGTGAAATATAACCATATTGGTACAGTCTTATACATGTTCATGTTACATTCATGTTACATTAAGTGCTGATGTGAATGTGGATATGAGTCAGATGAGGGTTGAATCCAGTTGTGAGGGCATCAGAGAGCCCGGGCCTTCCTCTCCACTTCGCTGCAGTATTTTTCAGAGAGCCCTGTAGCCCTGCACATggacaaacacatttcacattttttctgttaACACATACATAATGACTCAAGGTCAGTCGCAAAAAAAGGTCCATCAACCTGCATGCACTTACTTGAGCTCCTTGAGCTTCTTCTCTTTGATCTCATCAAGGCGCACACGTCTCTGCCGGGCCTCCTCACTCAGCTGATCAGCCTCCTTGAAGAACTCTCTGCGCTTGGCTACAGCCAGGAGCTCACGTTCCTTCACCTGCTGCCTGATGGCCTCGGAATGGTGGAGCGCCTTCTGACGCagcttttcctcctcctctttcagtTTGACGATCGTCTCCTTTTGCACCCTGTGtggagaaatgaatgaatgttacaGCTCAATTTGCAAGATAGTACGAAGACTATCCAGTTATGACTTGAGGTTGTTGTGTCCACAGTTTCTTACTTCAGCACTCTCTCAAACTCTGCCTTCTCTCTACCAGCTTCGATGGACAGGAAGTGCTCTTTGCAGCGAAGCTGCTCCACGCGAGCTGCCTTCAGCATCGCTTCCTCCTCCGCCTTCTTGGCAGCCAgctccttctcttttctcctccattCTCTGTCAGCTATTTCTTGGTTCCTCCGAGCACGGAGCTCATCCTTCCAAATTCACAGacgggcacacacacaaaattataCAAATTTATTCATTAGTAATCTGTAATTGGGGTAAGATGTGGTTTGCAAGGCTTTTAAAAATCAACAGGTGGTTTTATTCCTGACCTGGTCTGCCTTGTAGTCTTTAGCTTTCTCCTGCCGGGCCCTCAGCCTGGCAATCTCCAACTCCTTCTCCTTCTTGATTTGCctctgctgctcttcatgtTCTGCCTCCCGCTCCTGTAGGAGTcatgaaatgtctttttttttttttaaacacacttgGAAAAGTGAACAATATTTGAATGGTAGAATAAATCAGAAATATGTTGAACACTGATGGCTGTTATGAACTGTTCTAgtattactgtttgtttagCTGTATATCCATGGAGATGGTCTGTTGAGATCATTTGCTTTTTATCTGAccagtttgtttttgatgtatTCCATGTCTCTCTTGTCAGCCAGCTTCTCcgcctctctcctctgctccttaGCCCTCAAGGTCTCATTGTTGATGCGCATGATCTCCTGCTGCAGACGCTGTtgctcctccttcttcttctccacagCCTGGAAGAAGACAGCCAGTCAAAAACATACTCCAAACACACGTATACATGACTGGATTTCCCTCTCAGCATGTAAGTGACTGATTTTTCAGTGGGTGTCTGTTAGTGTTGTCTCCCCCTTGTGTCAGCACCTGGAGATCCTCCAGGTTCATTTTCTCCTGATTCTCTCGGATCTGGTATCtctcctgctctttcatctcGTCTTGCAGTTGCCTGTCCTCCCGACGCTGCTGGATCTGGTTGTAAATTTGCTGCATTCCACTGGAATATAACCCACAGACACAAAACTTCACAAAAATCTTTGCATCCGCACCTCATCAATCACCTATGTCTTATGACAAGAATGGAAGTCATGTTTAAATCAATCTGTGAATGAGAATAtaattgtgtgtttgtcctttCACCTGATCCTCTGTTGTTTGCGCAGCTCATCAATCTGCTCCACAGTCTCCAAGGCCCTGCGGCGCTCCACCTCCATCATGGCATCCAGAcgcttctcctcctctgtcaacTCCGTCTGGATCTGTTTCTTCTCTTGGATCTGGGCATCGCGTGTGGCTTGGCACTGAGCACCCAGAATCAGCTGTAGGAacgatgaacacacacacagtagataCACAACGTTGCTCATACAATTCAGCAGTTCAGCCAGTGAATGAAGGATTCTCTCTCaggcacattttaaaaacttttgtGTATCCGCAGTACAGCTTCATACCTTGTTGAGCTTTTTAATCTCCTCCTCTTGCTCCATCCTGAGGGCATTGGCCCGCTCCAGCAAGCGCTGCGCTCGGTCCCGGGCCTCTATCTCCAGCTCAGTCAGCGCCGGGTTCTTCTTACGGGACAGATCTGCCTCATAGATTTGACGCTTCCTGTCCTCTGCAGCTTTCTGGATGAGAGGTTATTGTGTTATTGGCAATCTGCAagttaaacaacatttttagcGTGATTGGAGGTGTTCAGTGTTTCCTACAATTTCCTcgtctttcttcttctgataAGCCGCCTTCAAggcctccctctcctccttggTGAGAACCTGGGATGTTGAGGTGATCTGCTCAAATGCAGCTGATGGTAGAATGATGGACTCTCCAGAAGGATCCTTATATGGGACTCTGACAAAACAGGTTGGTTTTAATACTGCATAATGACTGTGTTGTaatcatatcatcatattgtGATATTGGATGTGGGTAAATTATTGATAAGCATAGCATCCACTTTCCAAATTTACAGTTGAATTGAAATGTAGCCacttgaatttgtttttcatacGCACAGAAAAACTGACAGACAATCTGAGTGAGTTTTTGCCTACTTGAGATTGCGAATGAGGTCCTTGGTGATGATTTGAAGAGTCTCTCCTTGTTGGTTGTTTAGGGGCGGATCCCTGGCCATGGAGGCTGAGTTTCCACGTCTGTCTGACTGTGATGATTTGTGGACAGGGTTAGCAAAATCTCACAAACccatatatgtacatacatgtatCCTCTCCAGCCTTGCAGCAGCATAAAAATACTCTCTATGACAGATTTTCAAAACTGGGCACATTGGACTGCTATTACACCAAAGACACAAACTGATGATATCAGCACAGGGACATTGGTGATGCCATAGGAATTCAAAAAACACTTCCTTCAAAATCCttcctttttctgttgttgttgttgctgtggtttctgtttatttgtttgttcgTCTTTGGTTCTTTGATGGCTTATTTATGCTTTTGATTGATATCATTCCATcgactattattattatagtattagCGCTCCTTATATATGCTAATACAGTGTATATAAAATGGAAGATCAATATTTGTATATCTTGTCGATGGTCAACTAACTAATAAATTGCTGATCgtaggaataaaaaaaaaaaacacattttaacttCAGCTATATTACACACACTCACCGGTGTGGCGCTCCCAAACAGGCTCTCGTCCACCTCAGAGGTGGGGGCCCGGGTGCGGTACCGACGGGTGAAAGAGCTCCTTGAAGTCGCGGAGCTGGACCCCACTCTCTGCAAGGGTTAACATCACCAGATGTGTCAACACATAACCGCTCACACTAAGTTACTATTATCACTACACTGAAATGCCTATAAAACTGCAGCATTTCACAGGTGGGCAGGTTAACTATATGAAAAGTACAGTGAGCAATGGTCTAATCCAAATCTACACATgctatttctgttttatttcaaccTATTGTTACTTACCATGATCCTGGGATACTGATGTCCAGCGCAACTGAGAATGAATAAGCCTGAAAAAGTTAGATAACTTTtctagttttttgttttgttttgtttcaaaacaaGTTTCAAAGACTGATGATACGAGctatttttttgttataaatttAATCACATCGGGGATAAAACGTGGCCACAATTTAGCAAGCATCTGTTGaaaatttggaaatgtttgttgACAGTTGCCCTGGCAACATATGCGCGAGCTGGCAGGAGGAGGGGTTATGAAGTAACAGGTGTTGGATCGAAGTCTGTTTCCTCGTCGATATGTGTTTCCCCTTACCTGCCTTATCCCTAACCCCAACCAGCCGTCCTCTGAGGTGCTTAACCTGACCCCAAGCTTACCTTAACCCCGACCAGTTATCTCTTCTACGCCTAACCATAATAATAACCATAAACTAAGTCCTAACTCCAAGCGCGatgcaaatcttttttttcctaggatggcgaagtcatgacccgccctactctgcctctgattggctagtacccgttgccttcgttggttgggttggttaggtttagataTGAGGAGTGGGATTGGTTAGAGTTAAATTAAGAATATCAcggtaagccaatcagagacagagtatggcgggtcatgacttcgccatactagaaaaaaaaatcgcAACCGCAGCCGTGGTGCGAGGAAAACACAATTCCAACAGAAGGGGAACATATTTGAGGGGGCAACAAACTTCGACACAACATCGGTAACAGTTTCCGCAGTTGTGGACATTATACCTAGATACCGCTAACAGAGTAACAGCGAAAAAGAGCATCATTCGTACATTTTACTGAATTTTACGAGCAAAATGCCAAcaagcaagaaaacaacaataaaaacgaAAGCGGTTAACGTTCATCTCCTCAGCTTTAATCGTTAGCTTGAAATTCACTATTAACTTAACTCAAGACACGTAAAATCCATTTACTTTCAAGTTAACAGTCGCCGCAGTGCTGCACCGCCCATTTATTGTCAGTTGAAGTTGCTAACTTGGCTAATTACTACAGGTTGAATTGGAAATTGTTCGCTTAACATTTAGTTGTTACTTGCTACTTATCTGTTACAACTGCCTGTCACAACAACAGCGTCGATAAACACGGTCGataaaacgtgtgtgtgtgtgtgttttcatcacGATGTTTGTGTCTTGTAGGCTGGAGGCTGTATTGCATGGACGTatagtaaaaatgtaatataatagtaaGAACTTATAATAGCCTATATCCATGCTGTGTGGTCTGTAGCTCGTAGCAATGGATGTATTATTAGAGTCACTATCAGTAACTGGGCGGCGCCAGTTGGTCCACATGATGCGGAAACTTATTATAATTCATGATTCACAATACAACGTACAAATCAGCAGATCTACAATGAAAACTGAGATTTAAAAGTTCCTTTGCGAATGTCCAACACGCCACACTGCTGAGTAGATAAGTTAACCgtgctgcagagaaaaaaggaCACACAGAGGTAGCTGCTTGTTTGCACTTAAGGCTGTTATGTAGGCTGCGACTTTCATAGCCTGTCACCCTCTGTGAAGTATAGACCACTGTAGAGGTAaaatctgtgcttttcctgcacTTATTTGAAAGGTGGGAACGACTTGAGCTATTTTACAGTAACAATCTGCCTTCAGAAACACAACTAATCTCTCTTCTGCATCTTTGTACACACTACAAAACTGGGATCTGcattttttcctcttattttcTGCTTGTTATGTGATGGATCACTTGGAGATGATCCTTCCCCTGGTCTGGATGACTATTGGACACCCTGGTGAATTATTAACCCCATCAGCTCCTTCCACAACATCCCAGATGGACAAAcaagaacagaggaggagacagcCAAGGTCATTGTTAAAGTAGGacacttttttatatataaatcaaTGCCTAAAGGGAACTACTGATCAATAATGATTGCATTCTCTTCACAACCCCTCCGGCTGGCCTGAAGCACATGGCAGATGAAATCCACTTCAGGGTAGAGAAGTTGACCATTAACCCTGCCTACTGATTGCAAACACCTCTCCACTTGTAACCAGCTGCTTCCACACTGTGAATCCTGAAGCAAAGTTCActgtcacaggcagcagagGTCTGTCAAACGGCAGGAGTTTGCTCTCTCCTCTggattgtcttttatttttctccatttttgtGGGAATAAATCTGCAGTCATGGCTACGGCAAGTTACGGATACTACAGAGGCACtatatttttagccatgtttGTTGGCTACACGCTGTACTACTTTAACAGAAAGACTTTCTCCTTTGTGATGCCTTCTGTAATGCAAGAGATTACGCTGGATAAAGATGACCTGGGTATGAGACACTTTGTATTCATTTCATGATGTTTTGCATGCATCGTGCTGTCATGTTTTTATAACATAACCTGAAGGCTGCTTGGAGCTATATCTTTCAACAAGACTGCATGTGGTTTCATCTGCTCTGTGTATactcctctcttcccctcccttTGTTCAGGCATGATCACCAGCAGTCAGTCTTTGGCCTACGCTATCAGTAAGTTCATCAGCGGCGTGCTTTCAGACCAGGTCAGTGCCCGCTGGCTCTTCTCCATTGGCTTGTTCATGGTGGGAGGCATCAACGTGGTTTTCTCCTGGTCCTCCACTGTAGCCGTCTTCTCTGGCCTGTGGTTTCTCAACGGCCTTGGCCAGGGTCTTGGCTGGCCTCCCTGTGGCAGGGTGCTGCGCAAGGTATCAGTGCTGCAATAGTCTGATGTCTGATTCtagatgtttagtttttatttatgttttaaagaaCAAATAGGAAGCATAATACATCCTGTCATTAACCGAGGAACACACACTATACACTGGATTCAGTTATAGGTAGAAGTACAACCCCAATGAGacacattaaatacacaaaaataaggAGTTAAAGTATAAATATGTAACTGGGCACTGATAAAATTACACATAGTCCTCATagggttttgtttatttgcacagttcaaaatcaaacaaataaccTGCATATAACAATGGAAATGAATGTGCAGGGAGAGGACAAGGTCTAACTGATGACCTCTACCTAAAAATGATTTAAGACACAGGTACTCTGTTAAAGTTATGTTATGACATAAAACCAAGTTATAAAACTATGACAGTCTTTTTAAAAACGTGCTCTGTAGGACTTTAGGGAAGATGTCATTTTAACCAAATGAGAAAGATTTCCATAGGAAAGGACACCTCAAATACAGAAgaataaatattgttttgtaAGTAGCTCCATATTGTTAACAATAATTAATAGCCAATATTCTAACAATATTAGTCATATTAGAGTCTTGAAAAGGAACTGGCCTATATTTGTTAACAAAGTCACCCGGTGCTCCCAAACATACTGTACTCCTCTTTAAAGACCctgaaaacttggtttcaaatacaacattaaatattctTGACTGGAAAAGCAACCATTAAAGTAAAAGTTCAGAGAGGAATGCCTTTTGGCATTATTTATTAGGAATTTAACACTTGAAAACAACCTCACAACTGTCAACGCATTTACATCTAAATTCTGCTAAATCCTGATCAGATTGGACAGAAAGTTGTGTGTTCAAAGCagataaagaaaatatgttttcagggcctttaataGCTTTGTAAACTACATGAATTATTAACAATGCTACCATTGAGACCAATCCAAGTGACAACCATCATAGACTATTTTTAGGTGAaggaaaaaatgtgttaaaccCAATAAATAAACCAGTGTTATAATAT
This region of Thunnus maccoyii chromosome 6, fThuMac1.1, whole genome shotgun sequence genomic DNA includes:
- the cfap45 gene encoding cilia- and flagella-associated protein 45 translates to MRVGSSSATSRSSFTRRYRTRAPTSEVDESLFGSATPSDRRGNSASMARDPPLNNQQGETLQIITKDLIRNLKVPYKDPSGESIILPSAAFEQITSTSQVLTKEEREALKAAYQKKKDEEIKAAEDRKRQIYEADLSRKKNPALTELEIEARDRAQRLLERANALRMEQEEEIKKLNKLILGAQCQATRDAQIQEKKQIQTELTEEEKRLDAMMEVERRRALETVEQIDELRKQQRISGMQQIYNQIQQRREDRQLQDEMKEQERYQIRENQEKMNLEDLQAVEKKKEEQQRLQQEIMRINNETLRAKEQRREAEKLADKRDMEYIKNKLEREAEHEEQQRQIKKEKELEIARLRARQEKAKDYKADQDELRARRNQEIADREWRRKEKELAAKKAEEEAMLKAARVEQLRCKEHFLSIEAGREKAEFERVLKVQKETIVKLKEEEEKLRQKALHHSEAIRQQVKERELLAVAKRREFFKEADQLSEEARQRRVRLDEIKEKKLKELKATGLSEKYCSEVERKARAL